In the genome of Bacteroidales bacterium, the window GATTAAAAGATACAATATTGATACATCAGGTAAAAATTGTGTGGTTATTGGCAGAAGTAATATTGTAGGTACGCCAATGAGTATTCTTATGTCAAGAAAAAATTATCCTGGTGATGCTACTGTAACTTTAGTTCACAGCCGAACAAAAAACATTAAGGATATTTGCAAAGCTGCTGATATACTGATAGTTGCCTTAGGTACGGCAGAATATCTAACTGCCGATATGGTAAAAGAAGGAGCTGTTGTTATTGATGTAGGTATTAGCAGAGTAAAATCTGACAAAACAAAATCAGGATGGAAACTTTTAGGTGATATTAAATTTGATGAAGTAGCACCAAAATGCAGCTATATTACCCCTGTTCCCGGCGGAGTTGGACCAATGACTATTGTTTCATTATTGAAAAATACCTTGCTTGCATCAAAAAGGGAAATATATAGATAGTTATAGCATATTATAAAAACCAGTAAATAACAGATACTGATGATAATAATAAATTAATTACTGTGTGATTAAATTTATCAGCCTTTTATTATAATATAATAACGTGTTTATAAGACGATTAGGTTATGAATGAAGAAAATTATACGAAAAACACCATAATCCCACTACTAAAAAAAATGGGATATATGGAAGTAACATATAATCATGGTATAAGGGAATTTGGTAAGGATATAATTTTTTCTGAGTTTGATAAATTTGGGAATAAAAAGTATTATGCTGCACAAATTAAAGATGATGATATTAGTGGAAGTAATAAGGGTGATATTCATGACTTAATAAGTCATATTAGAAATACTTTCAATATTAAATTTCCTGATTTAATAACAAGAACTGAAGTAAAGATATCAGAATATTTTGTAATTATTTCAGGTAAATTTATTGGAAATGCTAAAGAACTATTATTAAACTTTGAAGAATTACAAAAATACAAACATCGAATTCATTATTACGAAGGAAGACATATTTCTGATTTTATAAAAAGGAATTTCCAAGATTTTAATGACACTATTATAGCTCTGATAAATGAATTAAATCGAAATATTCAATTGGCGACTGCCATTGAAGAGTTTTTAATTCCAACAGGTAGAGTTTTTATTAAATATTTAAATTTTAATTTACAAGTATTAATAGATAAGCTAAATATTATAGAAGATAGAATTGATTTGAAAAAATCATTAGAACATTTTCAATTATTAATAAATAAAAATAATCATATTTTGAATTATATGCCTATAGTTAAACCAATAAAAGGGGATGAGTTTGAACTATCGGAGCTTTTAAAAGATAGATTGAAGATAATTCAATTAGCAAATGACCTTATTAAAAAATTAAAAAAAGAACTAATTTAATAATAAATAATTTATTGATAACAAATAGATTGAAAGGATTA includes:
- a CDS encoding bifunctional 5,10-methylene-tetrahydrofolate dehydrogenase/5,10-methylene-tetrahydrofolate cyclohydrolase (catalyzes the formation of 5,10-methenyltetrahydrofolate from 5,10-methylenetetrahydrofolate and subsequent formation of 10-formyltetrahydrofolate from 5,10-methenyltetrahydrofolate), coding for MELIDGKKIAGIIKEEIASEVEKIKNEGKKIPHLAAIIVGHDGASETYVANKVKSCHQVGFKSSEFRFEENITEEELLLKIKEINNNDDIDGLIVQLPLPKHISENKVIETIAPSKDVDGFHPVNIGKMVSGLPTYISATPAGIIELIKRYNIDTSGKNCVVIGRSNIVGTPMSILMSRKNYPGDATVTLVHSRTKNIKDICKAADILIVALGTAEYLTADMVKEGAVVIDVGISRVKSDKTKSGWKLLGDIKFDEVAPKCSYITPVPGGVGPMTIVSLLKNTLLASKREIYR